The Haloplanus sp. CK5-1 genome contains a region encoding:
- a CDS encoding M20 family metallopeptidase, whose product MTDDEFDPIAFLDTAVRIESHEDVGEMREFLVETLRENGIDPLVDDAGNTLATRGFGSPHIVLNTHIDTVSPHVPYRRDNEEGPIHGRGSCDAKGPLAAILSAFLAVNPGGGRLTLAVTPDEEVYSTGAAALDLSVLPGVDGEAPRGAADAYVVGEPTGLDVCTAAKGRFEGTITLSGRNAHAAEPEAGANAVAAAEGALGAVRTFDADREPHPDLGPATLTPTVVEGGEATNQVPADCAITVDRRSVPPESAEGFRADLEAAVDDATPDTVGVSFDLTERPTPFFEAFATNADEPIVRTLAAAADRVTDGEGGTVRPFGAATEASYFTPAPTVVFGPGVLADETGPVAHADREYVRIEDVRRAATALTDGLAALY is encoded by the coding sequence GTGACCGACGACGAGTTCGATCCCATCGCCTTCCTCGATACCGCCGTCCGGATCGAGTCACACGAGGACGTGGGCGAGATGCGCGAGTTCCTCGTCGAGACGCTCCGCGAGAACGGAATCGACCCCCTCGTCGACGACGCGGGCAACACGCTCGCCACGCGGGGGTTTGGATCGCCACACATCGTCCTGAACACCCACATCGACACCGTGTCGCCACACGTCCCGTACCGCCGCGACAACGAGGAGGGGCCGATCCACGGCCGTGGCTCCTGTGACGCCAAGGGGCCGCTCGCGGCGATCCTGTCGGCGTTTCTCGCGGTCAACCCTGGAGGGGGGCGACTGACCCTCGCCGTCACGCCCGACGAGGAGGTGTACTCGACGGGTGCGGCGGCGCTCGACCTCTCGGTCTTGCCGGGCGTCGATGGCGAGGCGCCTCGGGGGGCCGCCGACGCGTACGTGGTCGGCGAACCGACCGGGCTGGACGTCTGCACGGCCGCGAAGGGCCGGTTCGAGGGGACGATCACCCTCTCCGGGCGCAACGCCCACGCCGCCGAACCGGAGGCGGGAGCCAACGCCGTCGCCGCGGCGGAGGGCGCACTCGGCGCGGTCCGAACCTTCGACGCGGACCGCGAGCCCCACCCCGACCTCGGCCCGGCGACGCTCACCCCGACGGTCGTCGAGGGGGGCGAGGCGACGAACCAGGTGCCCGCCGACTGTGCGATCACCGTCGACCGCCGGAGCGTCCCCCCGGAGTCGGCCGAGGGATTCCGGGCCGACCTTGAGGCGGCCGTCGACGACGCCACACCCGACACGGTCGGCGTCTCCTTCGACCTGACCGAGCGCCCGACGCCCTTCTTCGAGGCGTTCGCGACCAACGCCGACGAACCGATCGTCCGGACGCTCGCGGCTGCGGCCGACCGTGTCACCGACGGCGAGGGTGGGACCGTCCGCCCCTTCGGTGCCGCGACCGAGGCCTCCTACTTCACGCCAGCGCCGACGGTCGTCTTCGGCCCCGGCGTCCTCGCCGACGAGACGGGACCCGTCGCCCACGCCGACAGGGAGTACGTCCGGATCGAGGACGTGCGGCGGGCGGCGACGGCGCTGACCGACGGACTGGCGGCGCTGTACTGA
- a CDS encoding NRDE family protein: MCTLTLAWQVFADAPVVVAANRDERSDRASEPPCRTGSDPAVVAPRDAEAGGTWIGHNDAGLFVGITNRPTEGTPAERSRGLLVDDALREFDARAAAELVERAVDADAYDGFNLVVADGESAFLFEWDGDFRRTRLGPGVHVVVNNGAALGGGGHVADAFVVPEGPAAECATERADDARAVRAALTPEPGEASAAWLDRAGDVLADHDVGVCIHAEGYGTRSSSLLRLGKTPEYLFADGPPCETPYRPVDAGEGQV; this comes from the coding sequence GTGTGCACGCTCACGCTCGCCTGGCAGGTGTTTGCGGACGCGCCGGTCGTCGTCGCAGCCAACCGCGACGAGCGATCCGACCGAGCCTCGGAGCCACCGTGCCGGACCGGGTCGGATCCGGCGGTCGTCGCCCCCCGTGACGCCGAGGCCGGCGGCACGTGGATCGGACACAACGACGCCGGACTGTTCGTCGGGATCACCAACCGCCCGACAGAGGGGACCCCCGCCGAGCGATCCCGGGGGTTGCTAGTCGACGACGCCCTCCGAGAGTTCGACGCGCGGGCGGCCGCCGAACTCGTCGAACGCGCCGTCGACGCCGACGCCTACGACGGGTTCAACCTCGTCGTCGCCGACGGCGAGAGCGCGTTCCTGTTCGAGTGGGACGGCGACTTCCGGCGGACGCGACTCGGCCCGGGCGTCCACGTCGTCGTCAACAACGGGGCGGCCCTCGGCGGCGGCGGGCACGTCGCCGACGCGTTCGTCGTACCGGAGGGCCCCGCCGCCGAGTGTGCGACCGAACGCGCGGACGACGCTCGCGCGGTCCGGGCGGCGCTGACACCCGAACCCGGCGAGGCGTCGGCGGCGTGGCTCGACCGGGCCGGGGACGTCCTCGCCGACCACGACGTCGGCGTCTGCATCCACGCCGAGGGCTACGGCACGCGGTCGTCGTCCCTCCTCCGCCTCGGCAAGACACCCGAGTATCTGTTCGCCGACGGACCGCCCTGCGAGACGCCGTACCGTCCGGTCGACGCGGGTGAAGGTCAAGTTTAA
- a CDS encoding RNase P subunit p30 family protein, whose product MYEAVHVDGDEGGERLVATTARMGYEGVVLRARDATPDHAALREATGIDVVDAVEIVASDPEHASGAVGGRRPDHTILCVRGGTDRLNRFAVESDRVDVLTRPMADDGDVNHVLANAAATHGVRIEFDLGPVLRATGGRRVRALRDLRKLRELVADADAPFVVSANAASRLQVRAPRELVAVGEAVGFDPDTIRAGLGEWGDLAARNRHRRSESFVEPGVERGRYDGDGSGGSG is encoded by the coding sequence ATGTACGAGGCGGTCCACGTCGACGGCGATGAGGGAGGAGAGCGCCTCGTCGCAACCACGGCCCGGATGGGCTACGAGGGGGTCGTCCTCCGGGCACGGGACGCCACACCCGATCACGCGGCGCTCCGCGAGGCGACGGGTATCGACGTCGTCGACGCCGTCGAGATCGTGGCGTCCGACCCCGAACACGCGAGCGGCGCGGTCGGCGGGCGCCGCCCCGACCACACGATCCTCTGTGTGCGTGGCGGCACCGACCGCCTCAATCGCTTCGCAGTCGAGAGCGACCGGGTCGACGTGCTCACCCGCCCGATGGCCGACGACGGCGACGTGAACCACGTCCTCGCGAACGCGGCGGCGACCCACGGCGTCCGCATCGAGTTCGACCTCGGACCAGTCCTCCGGGCGACCGGCGGGCGGCGGGTGCGGGCGCTGCGGGACCTGCGCAAACTCCGCGAACTCGTCGCCGACGCGGACGCGCCGTTCGTCGTCAGCGCGAACGCGGCGTCGCGCCTCCAAGTGCGCGCGCCGCGGGAACTCGTCGCCGTCGGCGAGGCGGTTGGGTTCGACCCCGATACGATCCGGGCGGGCCTCGGGGAGTGGGGTGATCTCGCGGCTCGAAATCGGCACCGACGGTCCGAGTCGTTCGTGGAACCCGGCGTCGAACGGGGACGGTACGACGGCGACGGGAGCGGGGGTAGCGGATGA
- a CDS encoding MarR family transcriptional regulator, whose protein sequence is MSASDTADLSADERAALDLVLETRGIHQSDLWKELDISSRKGSRIAESLVESGLIRREETVYQGHNTYYLMPTVEDLDFAMLMAGDMLSPFIGEEEVDPRSDAFSQWLMNLAYEEY, encoded by the coding sequence ATGAGCGCGAGCGATACGGCGGACCTCTCGGCCGACGAACGTGCGGCGCTTGATCTCGTCCTCGAGACGCGGGGGATCCACCAGAGCGATCTGTGGAAGGAACTCGACATCTCCTCGCGGAAAGGGAGTCGGATCGCCGAATCGCTCGTCGAGAGCGGCCTCATTCGGCGCGAGGAGACCGTCTACCAGGGACACAACACCTACTACCTGATGCCGACGGTCGAGGACCTCGATTTCGCGATGCTGATGGCCGGCGACATGCTCTCACCGTTCATCGGCGAGGAGGAAGTCGACCCCCGGAGCGACGCCTTCTCGCAGTGGCTGATGAACCTCGCGTACGAGGAGTACTGA
- the psmA gene encoding archaeal proteasome endopeptidase complex subunit alpha has translation MQGQAQQQAYDRGITIFSPDGRLYQVEYAREAVKRGTASIGVRTEEGVVLAADKRSRSPLMEPTSVEKIHKADDHAGIASAGHVADARQLIDFARRQAQVNRLRYSEPIGIEALTKEVTDHIQQYTQVGGARPFGVALLVGGIEDGEPRLYETDPSGTPYEWKAVSIGANRGDLQEYLEENYGDNLDLDGGIALALRALASADEGTLEPSGVDVASITTESGAFHELDNDEIEAHLDDFDLLPSEEDADDDE, from the coding sequence ATGCAGGGACAAGCCCAACAACAGGCATACGACCGCGGGATAACCATCTTCTCGCCCGATGGCCGCCTCTACCAGGTCGAATACGCACGAGAGGCCGTCAAGCGAGGAACAGCGAGCATCGGCGTCCGAACCGAGGAGGGCGTGGTACTGGCGGCGGACAAGCGCTCCCGGTCGCCGCTGATGGAGCCGACGAGCGTCGAGAAGATCCACAAGGCCGACGACCACGCCGGTATCGCGAGCGCCGGGCACGTCGCAGACGCGCGACAGCTCATCGACTTCGCTCGCCGGCAGGCACAGGTCAACCGCCTCCGGTACAGCGAGCCCATCGGAATCGAAGCGCTCACCAAGGAGGTCACCGACCACATCCAGCAGTACACGCAGGTCGGCGGTGCCCGCCCCTTCGGCGTCGCCCTCCTCGTCGGCGGCATCGAGGACGGCGAACCGCGCCTCTACGAGACCGACCCCTCGGGGACGCCCTACGAGTGGAAGGCCGTCTCCATCGGTGCGAACCGTGGTGACCTCCAGGAGTACCTCGAGGAGAACTACGGCGACAACCTGGACCTCGACGGCGGCATCGCCCTCGCGCTCCGGGCACTCGCCTCCGCGGACGAGGGGACGCTCGAACCGTCCGGCGTCGACGTGGCAAGCATCACCACCGAGTCGGGTGCGTTCCACGAACTCGACAACGACGAGATCGAGGCACACCTCGACGACTTCGACCTCCTCCCGAGCGAGGAGGACGCGGACGACGACGAGTAA